Proteins co-encoded in one Bremerella sp. TYQ1 genomic window:
- the folP gene encoding dihydropteroate synthase: MRSTPHSTTLAQRYPYRALTWQLRTQVLRFDRTPMLMGILNVTPDSFSDGGKWIDKNAAVDRALQMEAEGASILDIGGESTRPYSDPVSEEEEIRRVAPVIQALSESLQIPISIDTTKAAVAKEAIAAGAEIINDVSGLEFDPAMVPLAVDTGVGVCAMHMQGTPQTMQDNPEYDDVVLDIFDYLQNRYRQLRYAGIDRSKICLDPGIGFGKTHQHNLDLMAQCDEFHTLGCPLLVGHSRKGFLAKILGDKDKDRTAATVGATLALARLGVQIIRVHEIKSTKEALDAFVACGGVDGVPHELPEA; the protein is encoded by the coding sequence ATGAGATCGACTCCGCATAGCACGACCCTCGCCCAGCGTTATCCCTATCGCGCGTTGACGTGGCAGCTTCGTACGCAGGTTTTGCGTTTCGATCGTACGCCGATGCTGATGGGCATATTGAACGTGACTCCCGACAGCTTTTCAGACGGGGGTAAGTGGATTGATAAAAATGCCGCCGTCGATCGAGCCCTGCAGATGGAAGCGGAAGGAGCGTCCATTCTCGACATCGGTGGTGAAAGCACACGGCCCTATTCCGATCCTGTCTCGGAGGAAGAGGAAATTCGCCGCGTTGCTCCAGTGATTCAAGCCTTGTCGGAATCGCTTCAGATTCCGATTTCCATCGACACCACAAAAGCGGCCGTTGCCAAGGAAGCAATCGCAGCTGGTGCCGAGATTATCAACGACGTCAGCGGACTTGAATTCGATCCAGCGATGGTCCCTCTTGCCGTTGATACAGGCGTCGGCGTTTGTGCCATGCACATGCAGGGCACTCCGCAAACGATGCAAGATAACCCCGAGTACGACGACGTCGTGCTCGATATCTTCGACTACCTACAAAACCGTTACCGTCAACTTCGGTATGCGGGGATCGATCGCAGCAAAATTTGCCTCGATCCAGGAATTGGCTTCGGCAAGACCCATCAGCACAATCTTGATCTGATGGCTCAATGTGACGAATTCCACACCCTGGGTTGCCCTTTGCTCGTCGGACATTCTCGAAAAGGCTTTCTGGCGAAAATCCTTGGCGATAAGGATAAGGACCGTACTGCGGCGACTGTGGGAGCCACGTTGGCGTTGGCTCGACTTGGCGTTCAGATCATCCGAGTGCATGAAATCAAGTCGACCAAGGAAGCTTTAGACGCGTTTGTCGCTTGCGGAGGCGTCGATGGCGTCCCCCATGAATTGCCAGAAGCTTAA
- the lptE gene encoding LPS assembly lipoprotein LptE, with product MHDLRNPTRLILLSAAFIALVSQIGCVHYQIGNRSLYRPDIRTVHVPIFRSGSFRPDLGERITEAVVKEIESTTPFKVVDAQSADSVLRGSLVVDDKFVQGVNGNDDPRILQESFQIQYEWIDQRGQLVRQPAALGTAPVLMNETITATGILYPEPGQSMVTAQQEAIDEFARQVVRHMQAPW from the coding sequence ATGCACGATCTGCGAAATCCAACTCGACTCATCCTGCTTTCAGCAGCTTTCATCGCGCTCGTCAGTCAGATCGGGTGCGTTCATTACCAGATCGGCAATCGCAGTCTCTACCGGCCTGATATCCGTACGGTTCACGTTCCAATATTCCGGTCAGGAAGTTTTCGACCTGACTTGGGTGAACGAATTACCGAGGCAGTTGTCAAAGAAATCGAATCGACAACTCCCTTCAAAGTGGTGGATGCGCAGTCGGCAGACAGTGTTTTGCGAGGCAGCTTGGTCGTCGACGACAAGTTCGTACAAGGGGTCAACGGAAACGACGATCCGCGTATTCTACAGGAGAGCTTCCAGATTCAGTACGAATGGATCGACCAGCGAGGTCAACTCGTTCGTCAGCCGGCGGCTCTGGGAACTGCTCCAGTGCTGATGAACGAAACCATTACGGCCACGGGAATTCTGTACCCCGAGCCAGGCCAATCGATGGTCACTGCCCAGCAGGAAGCGATCGACGAATTCGCCCGCCAGGTGGTTCGCCACATGCAGGCCCCCTGGTAG
- the bamD gene encoding outer membrane protein assembly factor BamD, with amino-acid sequence MMKTTTIVTFGILSATSAIGCMNFGQRDPVPPPGAYNPMTSEISQVSYEEESVQRGQSPDSEQVSEKSWWDPTGVGAKTMELTGNASENRALAKKLFSQAEALYEQGMASDGADKRAKLNEAAGMFERAGTYHQESTLEEDALMYAGECYFFLDNYPDATKQYDQLVKKYPNTKHLDAVGNRRFKLARYWLDRHTQERSWAIQPNLTDEQLPLFDRFGNAIKLFDLIRLDDPTGELADDATLAAANAHFREANFESADRFYTDLRENFPTSEHQFTAHYLGVVTKMKVYQGAEYDGKPLEEAEKLLTRIKRQFPDKTQENMEVIEKLDFDIRAAQAERMWFKAAFYDRRREYQGAHHYYSEIIKKFPSSNMADAAKERIAEIKDFPGSPAPPAEFLYSWLDRKKDLPQAAATPIENIATRPDGDTETR; translated from the coding sequence ATGATGAAAACCACCACGATCGTCACCTTCGGCATTCTGTCGGCTACGTCAGCGATAGGTTGCATGAACTTCGGCCAGCGCGATCCTGTTCCTCCGCCAGGGGCTTACAACCCTATGACGAGCGAAATCTCGCAGGTCAGCTACGAAGAAGAATCCGTCCAACGGGGCCAATCGCCCGACTCGGAACAGGTCTCTGAAAAGTCGTGGTGGGACCCAACTGGGGTTGGTGCCAAGACAATGGAGCTCACTGGCAATGCTTCAGAAAATCGAGCGTTGGCGAAAAAGCTCTTCTCGCAAGCGGAAGCCCTCTACGAGCAAGGCATGGCATCCGATGGTGCCGACAAACGAGCCAAACTGAACGAAGCGGCTGGCATGTTTGAACGTGCAGGCACCTATCATCAGGAGTCGACGTTGGAAGAAGACGCGTTGATGTATGCCGGCGAATGCTACTTCTTCCTCGACAACTATCCTGACGCCACGAAACAGTACGACCAGTTGGTCAAAAAGTACCCCAACACCAAGCACCTCGATGCCGTCGGCAATCGACGATTCAAGCTTGCTCGCTACTGGCTCGATCGCCACACGCAAGAACGATCATGGGCGATTCAACCGAACCTGACTGACGAACAGTTGCCACTTTTCGATCGTTTCGGCAATGCGATCAAACTGTTTGACTTGATCCGCTTAGACGACCCGACCGGCGAGTTGGCCGACGATGCTACACTTGCGGCGGCCAATGCTCATTTCCGTGAAGCCAATTTTGAATCGGCCGACCGATTCTATACCGACCTCCGCGAAAACTTCCCAACCAGCGAGCATCAGTTCACCGCTCACTATCTGGGTGTGGTAACGAAAATGAAAGTCTACCAAGGTGCCGAATACGACGGCAAACCACTGGAAGAGGCGGAAAAGCTGCTGACTCGAATCAAGCGCCAGTTCCCTGATAAAACGCAAGAGAACATGGAAGTCATCGAGAAGCTCGACTTCGACATTCGCGCCGCTCAGGCAGAGCGAATGTGGTTCAAAGCAGCCTTTTACGATCGACGACGCGAATACCAAGGGGCTCATCACTACTACAGTGAAATCATCAAAAAGTTCCCTTCCTCGAACATGGCAGACGCGGCCAAAGAACGAATTGCTGAAATCAAAGATTTCCCTGGTTCGCCCGCACCACCGGCCGAGTTCCTGTATAGCTGGCTAGATCGCAAGAAGGACTTGCCACAAGCTGCAGCGACACCGATCGAGAACATTGCCACGCGTCCTGATGGCGATACCGAAACCCGTTAG
- the recO gene encoding DNA repair protein RecO → MSAEKSLAIVIRTVDFSETSSIVTLFTEDFGKITALAKGCKRPKSSFESALDVLTVSRIVFLHKKSDSLDLLTEAKVERRFRAGQKSVEHLYAGYYVAELLTQMTDHSDPHPEVFHLAEEILDRLNNLQDVAPLVLRFEMMLLRYLGQLPELTHCVETGEPIPERGRTPFGLLAGGVLSRRARSGHRQVIDVAVDSLHLLSIYAAEDERWQSTEIPSRLAMEVRALVNRYLSHTLGKTPRLREFLRILSI, encoded by the coding sequence ATGTCGGCGGAAAAGTCGCTAGCAATCGTCATTCGCACCGTCGACTTCAGCGAGACTTCCTCGATCGTCACGCTCTTTACCGAGGATTTCGGCAAGATCACGGCGCTAGCAAAGGGGTGCAAGCGTCCCAAAAGCTCGTTCGAGTCTGCTCTTGACGTTTTGACCGTAAGTCGAATAGTCTTCCTCCACAAAAAAAGCGACAGCCTGGACTTGTTGACCGAAGCGAAGGTCGAACGAAGATTTCGAGCTGGGCAGAAGAGTGTCGAACATTTGTATGCCGGTTACTACGTGGCCGAGCTGTTAACGCAGATGACCGACCACTCCGATCCCCATCCGGAAGTCTTTCACTTGGCCGAGGAAATATTAGATCGGTTGAATAACCTTCAGGATGTCGCGCCTTTGGTGTTGCGGTTCGAGATGATGCTGCTCCGCTATTTGGGACAACTGCCGGAACTGACCCATTGTGTCGAAACTGGCGAACCGATCCCGGAGCGGGGACGTACTCCCTTTGGACTACTCGCCGGTGGCGTACTGTCGAGAAGAGCACGAAGTGGTCATCGTCAAGTCATCGATGTGGCGGTCGATTCACTTCACCTTTTGTCAATTTACGCCGCAGAAGACGAGCGATGGCAATCAACGGAAATTCCATCACGCTTGGCCATGGAGGTCCGAGCACTCGTCAATCGATACCTCAGCCATACCCTGGGCAAGACACCCAGATTGCGAGAATTCCTCCGAATTCTTTCGATCTGA
- a CDS encoding hemolysin family protein has translation MGPTLFVWLSTSSLLVLILSSIASTILPDMLWHDLEEFCEKRDRPRLFSTIHENHELAALAAQALQVLSLAIFLISSQAWLLGFREESLLDTVTFIGDVVGVTLVLMTAMVWLPWAVAEHFGPAFIYFTWPVWAAVSTVFYPVTYGVDFLGGVMKRAAGIEDEPADEEEEFEEEIRTIVTEAIREGHIEEDAREMIEGVMDLDDTETTSIMTPRSEIDSLAATTPWWEIVEFISKTGRTRIPIWDGTRDNFAGLLYVKDLLPELARPESTRKSLLELARPVIHVPQSMTVSELLKYFLRKRTHLALVVDEYHAVTGLVTIEDVLEEIVGEIVDEHDIDETDNGIIQVSDEEADVTGKAHVEDINEILGMELPEEDDYDTIGGLVIHEMKRIPKPGEQLQVGDVSIQVVASDRRRIHQLRLVRSRQNKVQPA, from the coding sequence ATGGGACCGACGCTGTTCGTCTGGCTTTCTACCTCCAGTCTGCTGGTACTGATCCTGTCATCGATCGCTTCTACGATTCTGCCTGATATGCTTTGGCACGACTTGGAAGAGTTTTGCGAAAAGCGAGACCGACCTCGTCTGTTCAGCACGATCCATGAAAATCATGAACTTGCTGCTCTTGCAGCGCAGGCCTTGCAAGTGCTCAGCTTGGCAATCTTTCTAATTTCAAGCCAAGCTTGGCTTCTCGGATTTCGTGAAGAATCATTGCTGGACACCGTAACTTTCATCGGCGATGTCGTTGGCGTAACGCTTGTTTTGATGACGGCAATGGTCTGGCTTCCCTGGGCAGTTGCAGAACACTTCGGCCCCGCTTTCATTTATTTCACATGGCCGGTTTGGGCTGCAGTCAGCACGGTCTTTTATCCTGTTACGTACGGGGTCGACTTCCTGGGTGGCGTAATGAAGCGGGCCGCAGGCATCGAAGATGAACCTGCCGACGAGGAAGAAGAGTTTGAAGAAGAGATCCGCACGATTGTCACTGAAGCAATTCGCGAAGGGCATATTGAAGAAGATGCCCGAGAAATGATCGAAGGGGTGATGGATCTCGACGATACCGAAACCACCAGCATTATGACGCCACGTAGCGAAATCGACTCGCTTGCGGCAACGACGCCTTGGTGGGAAATCGTCGAGTTTATCTCGAAGACGGGACGTACTCGCATTCCGATATGGGATGGCACTCGTGACAATTTCGCGGGCCTATTGTACGTCAAAGACTTGTTGCCGGAACTTGCTCGACCGGAATCGACTCGCAAGTCGCTACTGGAGCTAGCTCGCCCCGTCATTCATGTTCCACAAAGTATGACGGTCAGTGAACTGCTGAAATATTTTCTCCGCAAGCGAACCCACTTGGCTTTGGTAGTCGACGAGTATCATGCTGTCACCGGATTGGTAACCATCGAAGACGTGTTGGAAGAGATCGTTGGTGAAATTGTCGACGAACATGACATCGACGAAACGGACAACGGGATCATTCAGGTTTCTGACGAAGAAGCGGACGTCACCGGGAAAGCACATGTCGAGGACATCAACGAAATCCTGGGCATGGAACTCCCGGAAGAAGACGACTACGATACCATCGGCGGTTTGGTGATTCACGAAATGAAACGCATCCCCAAACCGGGCGAACAGCTTCAAGTGGGAGATGTTTCCATTCAGGTCGTCGCCTCTGACCGTCGTCGAATTCATCAGCTTCGCCTGGTCCGATCACGGCAAAACAAAGTCCAGCCGGCATAG
- the ybeY gene encoding rRNA maturation RNase YbeY — MSSEYEINLSNRQNQFSVPMELFEQAVQEVFSGEGFPRGEVGIAVVDNTEIHEFNNRFLQHDYPTDVITFPMDDDDGFLSGEIMISAEYAAEEAQQHGWTAEHEMTLYVVHGCLHLTGYDDHSDEDRAEMRRLEKHYLAKLGIEYAAQASETSSPNSGAT; from the coding sequence ATGTCCTCCGAATACGAAATCAATTTATCCAATCGCCAAAACCAGTTTTCGGTACCGATGGAACTGTTCGAGCAAGCAGTCCAAGAGGTTTTCTCTGGCGAAGGTTTTCCACGCGGCGAAGTTGGCATTGCCGTCGTCGACAATACCGAAATTCACGAGTTCAACAATCGGTTCCTGCAGCACGACTACCCGACCGACGTCATTACCTTTCCGATGGATGATGACGATGGGTTTCTTTCTGGCGAGATCATGATCAGCGCCGAGTATGCCGCGGAAGAAGCTCAGCAGCATGGCTGGACCGCCGAGCATGAAATGACGTTATACGTCGTTCATGGCTGCTTGCATTTGACCGGCTACGATGATCATTCCGACGAAGATCGTGCCGAGATGCGTCGGTTGGAAAAGCATTACCTGGCCAAGTTGGGCATCGAGTATGCCGCTCAAGCTTCCGAAACAAGTTCCCCTAATTCAGGAGCGACCTAG
- a CDS encoding HD family phosphohydrolase: MQYRPGFVPPAEIHPRVQFSVLDPLATAKAERDAENEAKSVYQNDPSRLDQLRAKLQSIIVQLTTAKQFDAEVERLWNEFFPIADDEVAPLSPMEREEQFQKLKSLFAREGMLNAFEQRIEAALKPYASRGIMSPEQLEEKQGQAASIIVVTPGPNANQQIISQNDVLKAQVLEKIRKSLQLELEELAKGENIKFLVEAVDYWVEKNLPGTLTIDKVATSKEREKAVAAVDPVMHIYSTKDAVVLPGKPLDGPAIDLLHAEHRAYIDQRNFFSKTIYSLAILGMYYALGALCAIYLVFKCPTILRDLNEYLLFLIPVCSAIALGYWFDDRWQAELIPAMLLAMTISIVYRQEFALLVTACVSLAIVLTSGTGLIAFVTITATCSAATLSMNRIRSRNKLIYVGMWAGVVAFTTKYGVSIVSGQPATMALLQAAAWQGVYALGSGFLMTGLLPFVEKAYGILTDISLLELGDAAHPLLQKLAQRAPGTYNHSITVASIAESAADAIGANGLLVRVGAYFHDIGKMMKPEYFIENQNASDNRHEGLNPAISTLVIIAHVKDGADLARQNRLPRAIIDFIEQHHGTTLVEYFYRVASAKVESNPDEREVDETIYRYPGPKPQTKEAAVLMICDAVESACRTLVEPTSARIEALVEELSMKRLLDGQFDECGLTLRELRQIQSSVTKSLTAVYHGRVKYPSSQPA, translated from the coding sequence ATGCAATATCGACCTGGGTTTGTTCCTCCAGCAGAGATCCATCCTCGCGTTCAGTTTTCGGTGCTCGATCCACTAGCGACCGCCAAAGCAGAACGAGATGCCGAGAACGAAGCCAAGTCGGTTTACCAAAACGATCCTTCACGACTCGATCAGCTTCGCGCCAAGCTGCAGTCGATCATTGTTCAATTGACGACTGCCAAGCAGTTCGACGCAGAAGTCGAACGACTCTGGAACGAGTTCTTTCCCATTGCAGACGACGAAGTAGCTCCGCTCAGCCCGATGGAAAGGGAGGAGCAATTCCAGAAGCTTAAATCGCTGTTCGCTCGCGAAGGCATGCTAAATGCTTTTGAACAACGTATAGAGGCCGCCCTCAAGCCGTACGCGTCGCGCGGGATCATGTCGCCGGAGCAGCTAGAAGAAAAGCAGGGGCAAGCCGCCAGCATTATCGTTGTAACGCCAGGGCCGAATGCCAACCAGCAAATCATTTCCCAAAACGATGTCCTCAAAGCCCAAGTCCTCGAGAAGATTCGTAAGAGCCTTCAATTGGAGCTCGAAGAATTGGCCAAAGGGGAGAACATCAAATTCCTTGTCGAGGCCGTTGACTATTGGGTCGAAAAAAACCTGCCTGGCACGCTGACGATTGATAAAGTCGCCACTTCGAAAGAACGTGAAAAAGCGGTGGCTGCCGTCGATCCGGTTATGCATATCTATTCAACCAAAGACGCGGTCGTACTCCCAGGCAAGCCGCTGGATGGACCTGCGATCGACCTACTGCACGCAGAACACCGCGCCTATATTGATCAGCGAAACTTCTTCTCCAAGACGATCTATTCGCTTGCGATCCTTGGCATGTATTACGCCTTGGGGGCCCTTTGTGCCATTTATCTGGTGTTCAAATGCCCCACGATCTTGCGAGATCTCAACGAGTACCTACTTTTCCTGATTCCTGTCTGCTCGGCGATTGCACTCGGGTATTGGTTTGACGATCGTTGGCAGGCAGAATTGATTCCGGCGATGCTCTTAGCGATGACAATTTCCATTGTGTATCGCCAGGAGTTTGCCCTTTTAGTCACCGCATGCGTTAGCTTGGCGATCGTGCTTACCAGCGGAACCGGGCTAATTGCATTCGTAACAATCACTGCCACTTGCAGTGCCGCAACGCTATCGATGAATCGAATTCGTAGCCGCAACAAGCTGATCTATGTCGGCATGTGGGCCGGTGTCGTGGCGTTTACAACGAAGTATGGTGTGAGCATTGTTTCCGGTCAGCCGGCAACGATGGCTCTTCTTCAAGCGGCCGCATGGCAAGGGGTCTACGCGTTAGGCTCTGGTTTTCTGATGACCGGCTTGCTGCCATTTGTGGAGAAGGCTTATGGAATCCTGACCGATATCAGCCTTTTGGAACTAGGCGATGCGGCTCATCCGTTGTTACAGAAGCTCGCTCAACGTGCTCCCGGAACTTACAACCACTCCATTACGGTTGCTTCGATCGCAGAGTCTGCCGCCGATGCGATCGGCGCGAACGGTCTCTTGGTCCGCGTCGGGGCGTACTTTCATGACATTGGCAAAATGATGAAGCCAGAGTACTTCATCGAGAATCAAAACGCTTCGGACAATCGTCACGAAGGCTTGAACCCCGCCATCAGCACGCTCGTCATCATTGCTCACGTGAAAGATGGTGCCGACCTTGCACGCCAAAACCGGCTTCCGCGAGCCATCATCGATTTCATTGAGCAGCATCACGGGACGACGCTTGTCGAGTATTTTTACCGCGTCGCGAGTGCCAAAGTCGAATCGAATCCCGACGAACGCGAGGTCGATGAAACGATCTATCGCTATCCAGGGCCCAAGCCGCAAACCAAAGAAGCTGCGGTTCTAATGATTTGTGACGCGGTTGAAAGTGCTTGCCGCACTTTGGTGGAACCAACTTCCGCTAGAATTGAAGCTCTTGTCGAAGAGCTTTCCATGAAACGTCTGCTGGACGGTCAATTTGATGAGTGCGGCCTGACGCTTCGCGAACTGCGTCAGATCCAATCGAGCGTGACGAAAAGCCTGACCGCGGTCTATCATGGCCGCGTGAAGTATCCAAGTTCGCAGCCTGCGTAA
- a CDS encoding PhoH family protein, with product MYEATIKFLDHASVLQLFGSRDQHLRRIRDSLNVTITHRDERVSISGEERNVVKAMKVVEDLRHRLERNGALLKEDLDEALAEINGGPIPRKTIPISTFQKGGAVKPRTPGQATYVEAIRNHNMVFALGPAGTGKTYLAVAMAVEALLENRIGKIVLVRPAVEAGEQLGFLPGTLYEKINPYLRPMLDSLTEMMEPNLITQYMATDVIEVVPLAFMRGRTLKNAFIILDEAQNTTSAQMKMFLTRMGKDSRMVISGDITQNDLPPRVRSGLTDALYRLRNIEGIARVELSNADIQRHPLVQKIVDAYETDSDNEPASEGN from the coding sequence ATGTACGAAGCGACGATCAAATTTTTGGACCACGCATCGGTCCTTCAACTTTTCGGCAGCCGTGATCAGCACCTTAGGCGTATCCGTGATTCGCTGAACGTAACGATTACGCATCGCGACGAGCGCGTCAGCATTTCTGGCGAAGAACGCAACGTCGTCAAAGCCATGAAAGTGGTTGAAGACCTGCGTCATCGCTTGGAACGCAATGGTGCGTTGTTGAAGGAAGATCTGGACGAGGCTTTGGCCGAAATCAACGGCGGGCCCATTCCTCGCAAAACCATTCCGATCTCCACTTTTCAGAAGGGTGGAGCGGTCAAGCCCCGCACCCCTGGCCAGGCCACCTACGTTGAAGCAATTCGCAATCACAACATGGTGTTCGCGCTCGGTCCTGCGGGGACCGGTAAAACCTATCTGGCCGTTGCCATGGCGGTCGAAGCGTTACTAGAAAACCGGATCGGTAAGATCGTGCTCGTACGACCGGCCGTTGAAGCTGGCGAACAGCTCGGCTTCCTGCCAGGCACGCTGTATGAAAAGATCAATCCATATTTGCGGCCCATGCTCGATTCGCTCACGGAAATGATGGAGCCGAATCTGATTACCCAGTACATGGCGACCGATGTTATCGAAGTGGTCCCGTTGGCGTTCATGCGTGGTCGTACGTTAAAGAATGCATTCATAATTCTGGACGAAGCCCAGAATACGACCAGCGCTCAGATGAAAATGTTCCTCACGCGAATGGGTAAAGATTCGCGGATGGTCATCAGCGGTGACATCACCCAGAACGATTTGCCACCTCGCGTGCGAAGTGGTTTGACAGATGCCCTGTATCGCCTTCGCAATATCGAAGGAATCGCTCGCGTCGAGTTAAGCAACGCAGATATCCAGCGTCACCCGCTGGTCCAAAAGATCGTGGATGCCTACGAAACGGACTCGGACAACGAGCCCGCAAGCGAAGGCAACTAA
- a CDS encoding phosphatidate cytidylyltransferase, with translation MLKWRLIGSIAIILPLCGLSWLDYEYNFGRPGLWLLPLVLLLGVLAAEEILDLLRAKQLHPIGWSCHLGSFLVLLAASLPIWWPGSTIPSLIEQAKWILYTLAFGAVLAILGEMRRYEKPGHSMIHLGLTIFAIYYVGGLLSFIIRLRLVGDDTDVANALGMFALLSMIVVVKISDIGAYFIGSNFGRTKLVPRLSPGKTLEGTLGGLAASCLGSYVMFEWVGPWMIGGPVGGIPFGWLLFALLVSPAGMLGDLAESMFKRDMETKDSSKWLIGLGGVLDVLDSMLLGAPVALLCWELGIVGPSR, from the coding sequence GTGCTCAAGTGGCGATTGATTGGATCGATTGCCATAATTCTGCCTCTCTGCGGACTTTCTTGGCTCGACTATGAATACAACTTTGGCAGACCCGGTTTGTGGCTGCTGCCACTCGTTCTTCTGCTAGGCGTTTTAGCTGCAGAAGAAATCCTGGATCTGCTTCGCGCCAAGCAGTTGCATCCCATTGGCTGGTCATGCCATCTCGGTTCTTTCCTTGTGCTTCTCGCGGCAAGCTTGCCGATTTGGTGGCCAGGCTCAACCATTCCGTCCTTAATCGAACAGGCGAAATGGATTCTGTATACGCTTGCGTTTGGGGCGGTGCTCGCGATCCTGGGAGAAATGCGCCGGTACGAAAAGCCAGGGCATTCGATGATCCATTTAGGATTGACGATCTTCGCGATTTATTACGTCGGTGGCCTGCTCAGCTTCATCATTCGTTTGAGGCTTGTCGGAGACGATACCGATGTGGCGAACGCACTCGGCATGTTTGCTCTGTTGTCGATGATTGTCGTCGTGAAGATCTCTGATATCGGTGCCTATTTTATTGGTTCGAACTTCGGACGTACGAAACTTGTCCCACGCCTATCGCCTGGCAAAACGCTGGAAGGTACCCTCGGCGGCCTCGCGGCTTCGTGTCTGGGTAGCTACGTCATGTTCGAGTGGGTGGGACCGTGGATGATCGGCGGCCCCGTCGGAGGCATCCCATTTGGCTGGCTCCTCTTTGCTTTGCTGGTTTCGCCGGCTGGCATGCTGGGCGATCTGGCAGAGTCGATGTTTAAGCGGGACATGGAGACGAAAGACTCCAGTAAATGGCTGATTGGCCTCGGCGGAGTTCTCGACGTTCTCGACTCGATGCTGCTCGGAGCTCCGGTCGCACTTCTGTGCTGGGAACTCGGTATTGTCGGTCCTAGTCGTTAA
- a CDS encoding isoprenyl transferase: protein MDGNGRWAQRQGLPRIEGHRRGVHSVRATVEECARLKISQLTLYCLSSENWKRPQHELDFLMHLLEQYMIEERSTIMKQNVRVKIIGRRDGIPDQVQREMDKTIELSSKNTGTTLCLAINYGGRAEMVDAVRCIAQSVKNGSLSADDVTEETIADHLYTRGMPDPDLMIRTAGEMRISNFLLWQISYSELWVTDLCWPEFREETLRDAIENFASRDRRFGGLTNQDSSGGDTCSSGD from the coding sequence ATGGATGGCAACGGACGCTGGGCGCAACGCCAGGGACTTCCACGGATTGAAGGGCACCGTCGTGGTGTGCATTCGGTCCGGGCCACCGTAGAAGAATGTGCCCGACTGAAGATCAGCCAGTTGACGCTGTACTGTCTTTCTAGTGAAAACTGGAAACGTCCTCAGCACGAGCTCGACTTCCTGATGCACCTGCTCGAGCAGTACATGATCGAAGAACGCTCGACGATCATGAAACAGAACGTCCGCGTGAAGATCATTGGCCGTCGTGATGGAATTCCCGATCAGGTCCAGCGCGAGATGGACAAGACCATCGAGCTAAGCTCAAAAAATACCGGCACGACGCTCTGCCTGGCTATCAACTACGGCGGACGCGCCGAGATGGTCGACGCGGTTCGATGCATTGCCCAAAGCGTAAAGAACGGCAGCCTGTCCGCCGACGATGTCACGGAAGAGACCATCGCCGATCATCTTTATACGCGGGGAATGCCTGATCCTGATTTGATGATTCGCACAGCCGGAGAAATGCGGATTAGCAACTTCCTGCTGTGGCAAATCAGTTACTCCGAACTTTGGGTAACCGACTTATGCTGGCCGGAGTTTCGCGAAGAAACGCTGCGTGATGCGATCGAAAACTTTGCGTCACGCGACCGCCGGTTTGGCGGACTTACCAATCAAGACTCCTCAGGAGGCGACACGTGCTCAAGTGGCGATTGA